From one Halosimplex rubrum genomic stretch:
- a CDS encoding PHP domain-containing protein encodes MVAADLHVHTDNSDGTFRLSEVPPAARAAGLDAVAVTDHDRVHPDLDAPVVERDGVTVVHGIELRVEADDQRVDVLGYGVAPTDALVAEIDRLQRDRVERGREIIARVEQRLGHAIPAEPEPGLGRPDIARAVIESDDGYDSIPDVFDGLIGEGGPCYVARDIPSFERGRDLLTDACALVSLAHPLRYPEPAAALELAPRLDAVEVAYPYGARGHTGANGELAVENVRAVAERHDLVVTGGSDAHGRSLGETGLSTDEYERFRDALGVAP; translated from the coding sequence ATGGTCGCCGCGGATCTACACGTCCACACCGACAACTCCGACGGAACCTTCCGTCTCTCGGAGGTCCCGCCCGCCGCGCGAGCGGCCGGGCTCGACGCCGTCGCGGTCACCGACCACGACCGCGTCCACCCCGATCTGGACGCGCCGGTCGTCGAGCGCGACGGTGTCACCGTGGTCCACGGCATCGAACTCCGCGTCGAGGCGGACGACCAGCGGGTCGACGTGCTGGGGTACGGCGTCGCCCCGACCGACGCGCTCGTCGCCGAGATCGACCGGCTCCAGCGCGACCGCGTCGAGCGCGGTCGCGAGATCATCGCACGCGTCGAGCAACGCCTCGGTCACGCGATCCCCGCCGAACCCGAGCCGGGGCTGGGCCGTCCGGACATCGCCCGGGCGGTGATCGAGAGCGACGACGGCTACGACTCGATCCCCGACGTCTTCGACGGCCTCATCGGCGAGGGCGGGCCCTGTTACGTCGCCCGCGACATCCCGTCGTTCGAGCGCGGCCGTGACCTCCTGACCGACGCGTGCGCGCTCGTCTCCCTCGCCCACCCGCTCCGGTACCCGGAGCCCGCGGCGGCGCTGGAGCTGGCTCCCCGGCTCGACGCCGTCGAGGTCGCCTACCCGTACGGCGCCCGCGGGCACACCGGCGCGAACGGCGAGCTGGCCGTCGAGAACGTGCGCGCGGTCGCCGAGCGCCACGACCTGGTCGTCACCGGCGGGAGCGACGCTCACGGGCGCTCGCTCGGCGAGACCGGCCTGTCGACCGACGAGTACGAGCGGTTCCGCGATGCGCTCGGCGTCGCCCCGTGA
- a CDS encoding DUF7577 domain-containing protein, with translation MEPWGWILVYLAGFTLLQLLLVRYFSEDRSLGGVSLESNEASPPQSGDRGRSVGERDPRSPEEADEGDGSVRCHQCGTANADEQSYTYCRECLAQIR, from the coding sequence ATGGAACCGTGGGGCTGGATCCTCGTCTACCTCGCCGGGTTCACCCTCCTGCAGCTGTTGCTGGTCCGGTACTTCTCGGAGGACCGGTCGCTGGGGGGCGTCTCGCTGGAGTCCAACGAGGCCTCGCCGCCGCAGTCGGGGGACCGAGGACGGTCGGTCGGGGAACGGGACCCGCGCTCGCCCGAGGAGGCCGACGAGGGCGACGGCAGCGTCCGCTGTCACCAGTGCGGGACGGCCAACGCCGACGAACAGAGCTACACCTACTGTCGCGAGTGCCTGGCACAGATCCGGTGA
- a CDS encoding alpha/beta fold hydrolase: MTVVTNGGVDLYYEARGDPRLPEDADRAADTVVFVEPAGYGAWVWGWQHAALAEGFETVTWDLRGTGRSDAPEGPYEVRTLAGDLEAVLADHGVADAHVVGAGLGGMIALEYADRYTRAASLTLFGTAASGDRVDADALESLFAPRDDPGALRASLRNAFAADVDAHADVVDEIVGWRREEDADRTGFDAQTAAMRSFDRSDSLYEITTPARVYHGVDDAVVPTDAGRDLAEGLPRGEFTAVEGGHLCFIEESAAVNDALLGDFEDAA; the protein is encoded by the coding sequence ATGACAGTCGTCACGAACGGGGGCGTCGATCTGTACTACGAGGCCAGGGGCGACCCGCGCCTGCCGGAAGACGCCGACCGCGCGGCGGACACGGTGGTGTTCGTCGAGCCGGCGGGCTACGGCGCGTGGGTGTGGGGCTGGCAACACGCCGCCCTGGCCGAGGGCTTCGAGACGGTCACCTGGGACCTGCGCGGGACCGGCCGCTCGGACGCCCCGGAGGGCCCCTACGAGGTCCGGACGCTCGCGGGCGATCTCGAAGCCGTGCTCGCCGACCACGGTGTGGCCGACGCCCACGTCGTCGGCGCTGGCCTCGGCGGGATGATCGCCCTGGAGTACGCGGACCGGTACACCCGCGCCGCCTCGCTGACACTCTTTGGCACCGCCGCCAGCGGCGACCGCGTCGACGCCGACGCGCTGGAGTCGCTGTTCGCCCCTCGCGACGACCCCGGGGCGCTCCGCGCGTCGCTGCGCAACGCCTTCGCGGCGGACGTCGACGCCCACGCGGACGTGGTCGACGAGATCGTCGGCTGGCGCCGCGAGGAGGACGCCGACCGCACCGGCTTCGACGCCCAGACCGCCGCCATGCGGTCGTTCGACCGTTCGGACTCGCTCTACGAGATCACGACGCCCGCTCGGGTGTACCACGGCGTCGACGACGCCGTCGTCCCGACCGACGCGGGCCGGGATCTGGCCGAGGGGCTGCCCCGCGGCGAATTCACCGCCGTCGAAGGCGGACATCTCTGCTTCATCGAGGAGAGCGCCGCGGTCAACGACGCGCTGCTCGGCGACTTCGAGGACGCCGCGTGA
- a CDS encoding acyl-CoA dehydrogenase family protein — MLDYVDLEADLSAEERLVRDTAREFVEEEVRPDIGDHFEAGTFPEDLIAEMGELGFYAPNLDHEATAGLGERAYGLVMQELEAGDSGVRSTASVQGALVMYPIHAFGSAAQRERWLPDLAEGSAVGCFGLTEPDHGSNPSAMETRAERSDDGEGYVLNGSKTWITNAPIADVALVWARDRSAEGDPVRGFLVETDREGITTNHIDGKLSMRASVTGEIGLNDCYVPESAVLPDVSGMKGPLACLTQARYGIAWGAVGAARDCFEVAREYATDREQFGGPIARFQLQQEKLAEMATSITTAQLLAYRLADLKERGDLRPQQVSMAKRNNVAAWRDVARTAREMLGGNGITTDHSPMRHLANVETVYTYEGTHDIHTLILGEDLTGISAFE; from the coding sequence ATGCTCGACTACGTGGATCTGGAGGCCGACCTCTCGGCGGAAGAGCGGCTCGTCCGCGACACGGCCCGGGAGTTCGTCGAGGAGGAAGTCCGCCCCGACATCGGCGACCACTTCGAGGCCGGCACCTTCCCCGAGGACCTGATCGCCGAGATGGGCGAGCTGGGCTTCTACGCCCCGAATCTCGACCACGAGGCGACGGCGGGCCTCGGCGAACGGGCCTACGGGCTCGTGATGCAGGAACTCGAAGCGGGCGATTCGGGCGTGCGCTCGACGGCGTCGGTCCAGGGGGCGCTGGTGATGTACCCGATCCACGCGTTCGGCTCGGCGGCCCAGCGCGAGCGGTGGCTCCCCGACCTCGCAGAGGGGTCCGCAGTCGGCTGTTTCGGCCTCACCGAACCCGACCACGGGTCGAACCCCAGCGCGATGGAGACCCGCGCCGAGCGCAGCGACGACGGCGAGGGCTACGTCCTGAACGGGTCGAAGACGTGGATCACGAACGCCCCCATCGCCGACGTGGCGCTCGTGTGGGCGAGGGACCGCTCCGCGGAGGGAGACCCGGTTCGGGGCTTTCTCGTCGAGACGGACCGGGAGGGGATCACGACGAACCACATCGACGGGAAGCTCTCGATGCGCGCCTCCGTCACGGGGGAGATCGGCCTGAACGACTGTTACGTCCCCGAATCGGCGGTGCTCCCCGACGTGTCGGGGATGAAGGGACCGCTCGCCTGTCTCACGCAGGCCCGCTACGGCATCGCGTGGGGCGCGGTCGGCGCGGCGCGGGACTGCTTCGAGGTCGCCCGCGAGTACGCGACCGACCGCGAGCAGTTCGGCGGGCCGATCGCCCGCTTCCAGCTCCAGCAGGAGAAACTCGCCGAGATGGCGACCTCGATTACGACCGCGCAGCTGCTGGCCTATCGGCTGGCCGACCTCAAGGAACGGGGCGACCTGCGCCCCCAGCAGGTGTCGATGGCCAAGCGCAACAACGTCGCGGCGTGGCGCGACGTGGCCCGGACCGCCCGGGAGATGCTCGGCGGCAACGGCATCACGACCGACCACTCGCCGATGCGCCACCTCGCGAACGTCGAGACGGTCTACACCTACGAGGGCACTCACGACATCCACACGCTGATCCTCGGGGAAGACCTGACCGGGATTTCGGCCTTCGAGTGA
- a CDS encoding zinc-ribbon domain and TM2 domain-containing protein, translated as MSNDERDDPDDPNGSDPEETESGEAGDGQPPADDAGSDDSWVSDSVNEGDESTVGDTGPTDPSGTGTDGTDDAPATRGQSADGSGGGRKGPNEKFCSECGAVINEKAEICPECGVRQPGMDSGNDERIVAALLAILLGSFGAHKFYLGNNKLGIIYLCFCWTGIPGIIGIIEGVIYLTKDDDEFRRQYMDE; from the coding sequence ATGTCGAACGACGAGCGCGACGATCCGGACGACCCGAACGGATCCGACCCCGAAGAGACAGAGTCCGGTGAGGCCGGCGACGGACAGCCGCCGGCGGACGACGCCGGGAGCGACGACAGCTGGGTGAGCGACAGCGTCAACGAGGGCGACGAGTCGACTGTCGGCGACACCGGTCCGACCGACCCGAGCGGTACGGGGACGGACGGGACCGACGACGCCCCTGCCACTCGCGGCCAGTCCGCCGATGGATCCGGGGGCGGACGGAAGGGACCGAACGAGAAGTTCTGTTCGGAGTGTGGCGCGGTCATCAACGAGAAGGCCGAGATCTGTCCGGAGTGCGGCGTCCGCCAGCCCGGGATGGACTCGGGCAACGACGAGCGCATCGTCGCGGCGCTGCTCGCGATCCTGCTCGGGAGCTTCGGCGCCCACAAGTTCTACCTCGGAAACAACAAGCTCGGGATCATCTACCTCTGTTTCTGCTGGACCGGGATCCCCGGCATCATCGGGATCATCGAGGGCGTCATCTACCTCACCAAGGACGACGACGAGTTTCGCCGCCAGTACATGGACGAGTGA
- a CDS encoding DUF2085 domain-containing protein, with translation MARELRTGLARTGRYLLSHHEPHEYDRCHRLAVGGRTVRLCARCSGVYPGILAGVALVLTDTAPAAWPWLVACGPAPALVDWAATTFTLRRGSNAIRTASGALLGLGYGVAVPWFLTARPLWLLAVAAGYGGVAAALLVRSRAESVDEETDRDGENAGENRSQGA, from the coding sequence ATCGCCCGCGAACTCCGCACCGGACTCGCGCGCACCGGTCGGTATCTCCTCAGCCACCACGAACCCCACGAGTACGACCGCTGTCACCGCCTCGCCGTCGGCGGCCGGACGGTCCGCCTCTGCGCCCGCTGCAGCGGTGTCTACCCCGGCATCCTGGCGGGCGTCGCGCTCGTCCTGACCGACACCGCACCGGCCGCGTGGCCGTGGCTCGTCGCCTGCGGCCCGGCGCCGGCGCTGGTCGACTGGGCGGCCACGACGTTCACGCTCCGGCGGGGGTCGAACGCCATCCGGACGGCCTCGGGGGCGCTCCTGGGACTGGGGTACGGGGTCGCGGTCCCGTGGTTCCTGACGGCGCGGCCACTCTGGCTGCTGGCGGTCGCGGCGGGCTACGGCGGGGTCGCCGCGGCGCTGCTGGTCCGGTCGCGGGCCGAGAGCGTCGACGAAGAGACCGACCGCGACGGCGAGAACGCGGGCGAGAATCGGTCACAGGGCGCGTAG
- a CDS encoding nitrite/sulfite reductase, giving the protein MPHKKEAWKEEMYGDEVREKIEEFAEKGWDAIPEDERDEWFARFKFWGVFHHRGGQESYFMMRLTNCGGVLEPDQLRAIGEVARDYARGPVENPEFGNGWVDFTTRQSIQLHWLKLEDIPEIWEKLEAVGVSSRSAGGDTMRNISGCPVAGKAEEYVESRELLDEIQAEIRGDDDLCNMPRKFNISVSGCRQGCAQDSINDIGLEPAHKFIEGEEVKGFNVRVGGGLGGREPRPARPLDVFVTRDQAKETVRAFVEYYHEAGNRENRSKNRARFFVDEHGTDEIREAMGERLEFELERAGTDFRGEYTYNAGKSAERGAHDHVGVYDQADDRNYVGLSVPVGRMPAEDAIELADLADAYGSGEIRLSRRQNPLIMDVPDGQLANLLNEDLLETYQPEPNPFVQGAMACTGTEFCSIALTETKARMARLLQWLGEEVDVPDDVDRIKMHYSGCTADCGQAMTADIGMQGMRARKDGEMVEAMDVGVGGGIGEDPTFIDWVRQRVPADEVPGMIANLVEAYAALREEGQTFREWVDATGHETIVELAEPAEVEGYEDPCLTDAKQSWYPFADSESPAPTDAEGQPLSADD; this is encoded by the coding sequence ATGCCACACAAGAAGGAAGCCTGGAAAGAGGAGATGTACGGCGACGAAGTGCGCGAGAAAATCGAGGAGTTCGCGGAGAAGGGGTGGGACGCCATCCCCGAGGACGAACGCGACGAGTGGTTCGCCCGGTTCAAGTTCTGGGGGGTGTTCCACCACCGGGGCGGCCAGGAGTCGTACTTCATGATGCGGCTGACCAACTGCGGGGGCGTCCTCGAACCCGACCAGCTGCGGGCCATCGGCGAGGTCGCCCGCGACTACGCCAGGGGGCCCGTCGAGAACCCCGAGTTCGGCAACGGCTGGGTCGACTTCACGACCCGTCAGTCGATTCAACTGCACTGGCTCAAGCTCGAAGACATCCCCGAGATCTGGGAGAAACTCGAAGCCGTGGGCGTCTCCTCGCGGTCGGCCGGCGGGGACACGATGCGCAACATCTCCGGCTGCCCGGTCGCCGGCAAGGCCGAGGAGTACGTCGAATCCCGGGAGCTGCTCGACGAGATCCAGGCGGAGATCCGCGGCGACGACGACCTCTGTAACATGCCCCGGAAGTTCAACATCTCGGTGTCGGGCTGTCGCCAGGGCTGCGCCCAGGACTCGATCAACGACATCGGGCTCGAACCGGCCCACAAGTTCATCGAGGGTGAGGAAGTGAAGGGCTTCAACGTCCGCGTCGGCGGCGGCCTCGGCGGTCGCGAACCACGGCCGGCCCGCCCGCTCGACGTGTTCGTCACGCGCGATCAGGCCAAGGAGACCGTGCGGGCGTTCGTCGAGTACTACCACGAGGCGGGCAACCGCGAGAACCGCTCGAAGAACCGCGCCCGCTTCTTCGTCGACGAGCACGGGACCGACGAGATCCGCGAGGCCATGGGCGAGCGCCTGGAGTTCGAACTGGAGCGGGCGGGGACGGACTTCCGCGGCGAGTACACCTACAACGCGGGCAAGTCCGCCGAGCGGGGCGCCCACGACCACGTCGGCGTCTACGACCAGGCCGACGACCGGAACTACGTCGGCCTCTCGGTCCCGGTCGGCCGGATGCCCGCCGAGGACGCGATCGAGCTGGCGGACCTGGCCGACGCCTACGGCTCCGGCGAGATCCGGCTCTCGCGGCGCCAGAACCCGCTGATCATGGACGTGCCGGACGGCCAGCTCGCGAACCTGCTCAACGAGGACCTGCTGGAGACCTACCAGCCCGAGCCCAACCCGTTCGTCCAGGGGGCGATGGCCTGCACGGGCACGGAGTTCTGCTCGATCGCGCTGACCGAGACGAAGGCGCGGATGGCTCGCCTGCTGCAGTGGCTCGGCGAGGAGGTCGACGTGCCCGACGACGTCGACCGCATCAAGATGCACTACTCCGGTTGCACGGCCGACTGCGGGCAGGCGATGACCGCCGACATCGGGATGCAGGGCATGCGCGCCCGGAAGGACGGCGAGATGGTCGAGGCGATGGACGTCGGCGTCGGCGGCGGGATCGGCGAGGACCCCACCTTCATCGACTGGGTGCGCCAGCGCGTCCCCGCCGACGAGGTGCCCGGCATGATCGCCAACCTCGTCGAGGCCTACGCCGCCCTGCGCGAGGAGGGCCAGACCTTCCGCGAGTGGGTCGACGCCACCGGCCACGAGACCATCGTCGAACTGGCGGAACCGGCGGAGGTCGAGGGGTACGAGGACCCGTGTCTCACCGATGCCAAGCAGTCGTGGTACCCCTTCGCCGACAGCGAGAGTCCCGCCCCCACCGACGCCGAGGGCCAGCCGCTCTCGGCGGACGACTGA
- a CDS encoding cupin domain-containing protein, whose product MDRVAREDVERRMGPAADKRALADALGAEELALNYYELDPGDSFGFGYHRHPDQEEVFYLVEGTATFETEDGDVAVSAGEAVRFSPGEWQLGRNAGDEPCVAIAMGAPKDARRTEMLRACPDCEGRTENTVEMADDRATLVTRCTDCGAETGRFD is encoded by the coding sequence ATGGACCGCGTCGCCCGCGAGGATGTCGAGCGGCGGATGGGACCGGCCGCGGACAAGCGCGCGCTCGCCGACGCCCTCGGCGCCGAGGAACTGGCGCTGAACTACTACGAACTCGATCCGGGCGACAGCTTCGGCTTCGGCTACCACCGCCACCCCGACCAGGAGGAGGTGTTCTACTTGGTCGAGGGGACGGCCACCTTCGAGACCGAGGACGGCGATGTGGCCGTCTCCGCGGGCGAGGCCGTCCGCTTTTCCCCCGGCGAGTGGCAACTGGGCCGCAACGCCGGCGACGAGCCGTGCGTCGCCATCGCGATGGGCGCCCCGAAAGACGCCCGGCGGACCGAGATGCTCCGGGCGTGTCCAGACTGCGAGGGCCGCACCGAGAACACAGTCGAGATGGCCGACGACCGCGCGACGCTCGTGACTCGCTGCACGGACTGCGGCGCCGAGACCGGCCGGTTCGACTGA
- a CDS encoding type 1 glutamine amidotransferase → MTRPRIALLNAAHEAEGNRRNFRRELDADLTEFHLPTGQHPETFEFDGAVVTGSRASVYWDEEWIQPTKDWVGEAIDRGLPFLGVCYGHQLLADVLGGTVEPMGEYEIGYRTVEHSGDSVLFDGIDDDFTVFTTHSDYVAEIPPGAERLAANDYGVHGFRKERVFGVQFHPEYDMDTAAEVTVGKEGQLSEERIQSVLDGITPENFDAACEAKQVFDNFLAFVDAVDASGAVPADDAVASGD, encoded by the coding sequence ATGACACGGCCGCGCATCGCTCTGTTGAACGCAGCCCACGAGGCCGAGGGCAACCGCCGGAACTTCCGCCGGGAACTCGACGCCGACCTGACGGAGTTTCACCTCCCGACGGGACAGCACCCGGAGACCTTCGAGTTCGACGGCGCGGTGGTCACCGGCTCGCGCGCCTCGGTCTACTGGGACGAGGAGTGGATCCAGCCGACCAAAGACTGGGTCGGCGAAGCGATCGACCGCGGGCTGCCGTTCCTGGGCGTGTGTTACGGCCACCAACTGCTCGCGGACGTGCTGGGCGGGACGGTCGAGCCGATGGGCGAGTACGAGATCGGCTACCGGACCGTCGAGCACTCGGGCGACTCGGTGCTGTTCGACGGGATCGACGACGACTTCACCGTCTTCACCACCCACTCGGACTACGTCGCCGAGATCCCGCCCGGCGCCGAGCGGCTGGCCGCCAACGACTACGGCGTCCACGGCTTCCGCAAAGAGCGGGTGTTCGGCGTCCAGTTCCACCCCGAGTACGACATGGACACCGCCGCCGAGGTGACCGTCGGCAAGGAGGGCCAGCTCTCCGAGGAGCGCATCCAGTCGGTCCTCGACGGGATCACCCCCGAGAACTTCGACGCCGCCTGCGAGGCCAAGCAGGTGTTCGACAACTTCCTCGCGTTCGTCGACGCGGTCGACGCGAGCGGCGCCGTGCCCGCCGACGACGCGGTGGCCTCCGGCGACTGA
- a CDS encoding acyltransferase yields the protein MTKRHVSLPPGGEEGIHAFIAEVDDRLSGEEDTCDVVEDVLVDLFGDREAYERWQSGGDVTPAERVRLQGYDPCNVTLESEYYAEVENMDEGEFERTKYLQWLWRQFDATPMADNVEFALRFRRMLADHLFAEVGEDCRFFKGITFTYGHNIAVGDNVVVHDDVHLDDRGMLTIGDRVSISDDAHVYSHDHDVNDQTAVDNYHTVIEDDARVTYDSMVRAGVRMGENSVLAAKSIAGKDVPAHHIAAGTPAESIAVKDGWEPVADDLEDANVDRRAERKLAYELPENLDVFDEFQRERQPPGGS from the coding sequence ATGACAAAGCGCCACGTCTCGCTGCCGCCGGGCGGCGAGGAGGGCATCCACGCGTTCATCGCGGAGGTCGACGACCGGTTGTCGGGCGAGGAGGACACCTGCGACGTGGTCGAGGACGTGCTCGTCGACCTGTTCGGCGACCGGGAGGCCTACGAGCGCTGGCAGTCGGGCGGCGACGTCACCCCCGCCGAACGGGTGCGGCTCCAGGGGTACGACCCCTGCAACGTCACCCTCGAGAGCGAGTACTACGCCGAGGTCGAGAACATGGACGAGGGGGAGTTCGAGCGCACGAAGTACCTCCAGTGGCTCTGGCGGCAGTTCGACGCCACGCCGATGGCCGACAACGTCGAGTTCGCGCTGCGGTTCCGGCGGATGCTCGCCGACCACCTCTTCGCCGAGGTGGGCGAGGACTGCCGCTTCTTCAAGGGGATCACCTTCACCTACGGCCACAACATCGCCGTCGGCGACAACGTCGTCGTCCACGACGACGTCCACCTCGACGACCGCGGCATGCTCACCATCGGCGACCGCGTCTCCATCTCCGACGACGCTCACGTCTACAGCCACGACCACGATGTCAACGACCAGACCGCCGTCGACAACTACCACACGGTCATCGAGGACGACGCCCGCGTCACCTACGACTCGATGGTCCGCGCGGGCGTCCGCATGGGCGAGAACTCCGTCCTCGCCGCGAAGTCCATCGCCGGCAAGGACGTGCCCGCCCACCACATCGCGGCGGGCACGCCCGCAGAATCGATCGCCGTCAAGGACGGCTGGGAGCCGGTCGCCGACGACCTCGAAGACGCCAACGTCGACCGCCGGGCGGAGCGAAAACTGGCGTACGAGCTACCGGAGAACCTGGACGTGTTCGACGAGTTCCAGCGCGAGCGCCAGCCGCCGGGCGGCTCGTAG
- a CDS encoding DUF6757 family protein: MQCHYCDREAEIAVEKDGVKVGVCKTHFREQMEEIADSDWLDGIEEDLDIDRAE; the protein is encoded by the coding sequence ATGCAGTGCCACTACTGCGACCGCGAGGCCGAGATCGCGGTCGAGAAAGACGGCGTCAAGGTCGGGGTCTGTAAGACGCACTTCCGCGAGCAGATGGAGGAGATCGCCGACTCCGACTGGCTCGACGGGATCGAGGAAGACCTCGACATCGACCGCGCCGAGTGA
- the mobA gene encoding molybdenum cofactor guanylyltransferase: MRSALLLAGVGDALDPSPADAPLGRVADAVAPAVDEVVVACSADDRTAASEAVGDRPHRLAVDPIADEGAVAAIRTGVRVASGDAVAVVAGDVPTVDTSLLDDCFAACADAAAVPRSDDRLHPLHAAYDADAARVACDHTLAAGSGRLYDVLSRLDPVVVDAEAPDIDAHPLTVGSHADLAPATDGLGT, from the coding sequence ATGCGCTCGGCACTGCTGCTTGCCGGCGTCGGCGACGCGCTCGACCCGTCCCCCGCCGACGCGCCGCTCGGCCGGGTCGCCGACGCGGTCGCGCCTGCGGTCGACGAGGTCGTGGTCGCCTGTTCGGCCGACGACCGGACCGCGGCCTCCGAGGCGGTCGGCGACCGCCCCCACCGGCTCGCGGTCGACCCGATCGCCGACGAGGGGGCCGTCGCGGCCATCCGGACCGGCGTCCGCGTGGCGAGCGGCGACGCGGTCGCCGTCGTCGCCGGCGACGTGCCCACCGTCGACACGTCGCTGCTCGACGACTGCTTCGCGGCCTGCGCCGACGCGGCCGCGGTACCCCGCAGCGACGACCGGCTCCACCCGCTCCACGCCGCCTACGACGCCGACGCGGCCCGCGTCGCCTGCGACCACACGCTCGCGGCCGGTTCCGGCCGCCTGTACGACGTGCTCTCGCGGCTCGACCCCGTCGTCGTCGACGCCGAGGCGCCCGACATCGACGCCCACCCGCTGACCGTCGGCTCGCACGCGGACCTCGCCCCGGCCACGGACGGCCTCGGCACCTGA
- a CDS encoding DUF4097 family beta strand repeat-containing protein yields MSPSAPSSERPVDPSSHPSRRRVLRAGAGLAGVVGLAGCVLSTEPYTESVERSFDPGDAEELAVRTDSGDVTLSAEDGDAVTGTVRKVSRAGEDALDEVTVEGSVDDGRLTVAPQRPDSNTNVTVDLDLAVPEGLAVVEASSGNGDIEADGVAGDGTYSSTNGDVDVTGVDGFVTVASTNGDLAATDVGGLDGAETTNGDVTVDVAAMRGDATCRSRNGDVTAAVADDLSATVTLATDNGDATVEGVQLTVESSGEYRVEGTMGAGDHALELRSTNGDVTLLGL; encoded by the coding sequence ATGTCCCCATCCGCCCCCTCCTCCGAGCGGCCGGTCGATCCGTCTTCCCACCCGTCGCGCCGTCGCGTGCTCCGGGCCGGCGCCGGCCTCGCCGGCGTCGTCGGCCTCGCGGGCTGCGTGCTCTCGACCGAACCGTACACCGAGAGCGTCGAGCGGTCGTTCGACCCCGGTGACGCCGAGGAACTCGCCGTCCGGACCGACTCCGGCGACGTGACCCTCTCGGCCGAGGACGGTGACGCCGTCACCGGCACCGTCCGCAAGGTCTCGCGCGCCGGCGAGGACGCCCTCGACGAGGTGACCGTCGAGGGGAGCGTCGACGACGGCCGGCTCACCGTCGCACCGCAGCGGCCGGACTCGAACACGAACGTCACCGTCGACCTCGACCTGGCGGTCCCCGAGGGCCTCGCGGTCGTCGAGGCCTCGTCGGGCAACGGCGATATCGAGGCCGACGGCGTCGCCGGCGACGGCACCTACAGCTCGACCAACGGCGACGTCGACGTGACCGGCGTCGACGGCTTCGTCACCGTCGCGTCGACCAACGGAGACCTCGCCGCGACCGACGTGGGCGGTCTCGACGGCGCCGAGACGACCAACGGCGACGTGACCGTCGACGTGGCCGCGATGCGCGGGGACGCGACCTGCCGGTCGCGCAACGGCGACGTGACCGCCGCGGTCGCCGACGACCTCTCGGCGACGGTCACGCTGGCGACGGACAACGGCGACGCCACGGTCGAGGGCGTGCAGCTGACCGTCGAATCGTCGGGCGAATACCGCGTCGAGGGGACGATGGGCGCGGGCGACCACGCGCTCGAACTCCGCTCGACCAACGGCGACGTGACGCTTCTGGGGCTGTAG
- a CDS encoding RAD55 family ATPase, whose product MRVSSGVPGFDELVQGGLLKDRLYVVSGPPGSGKTTFSTQFITQGAKAGENCLYVTMHETKEELMQDMSGYEFGFDQVMASGKVQFLNLMTDGGKRTITQFGTEGGLTNRIVAFLEQQDIDRAVIDSTMLLQHFFNDVSDEITGFLSALKQTDTTTVLISEMTDPSSYADEHYLAHGVIFFHNYLEQGGMTRGVQVIKMRGTAIDCDIRAIDFSDRGLRVRPEQKVEA is encoded by the coding sequence ATGCGCGTTTCAAGCGGCGTCCCTGGGTTCGACGAGCTGGTCCAGGGCGGCCTCCTGAAAGACAGGCTCTACGTGGTGAGCGGTCCCCCGGGGAGCGGGAAGACGACCTTCTCCACGCAGTTCATCACGCAGGGCGCCAAGGCGGGGGAGAACTGCCTCTACGTGACGATGCACGAGACCAAAGAGGAACTGATGCAGGACATGTCGGGCTACGAGTTCGGCTTCGACCAGGTGATGGCCTCCGGGAAGGTCCAGTTCCTCAACCTCATGACCGACGGGGGAAAACGGACGATCACCCAGTTCGGCACCGAGGGCGGACTCACGAACCGCATCGTCGCCTTCCTCGAACAGCAGGACATCGACCGCGCGGTCATCGACTCGACGATGCTGCTCCAGCACTTCTTCAACGACGTGTCCGACGAGATCACGGGCTTTCTCTCCGCGCTGAAACAGACCGACACGACCACCGTCCTCATCTCGGAGATGACCGACCCCTCGTCGTACGCCGACGAGCACTACCTCGCTCACGGCGTGATCTTCTTCCACAACTACCTGGAGCAGGGCGGCATGACCCGCGGCGTCCAGGTGATCAAGATGCGCGGGACCGCGATCGACTGCGACATCCGCGCGATCGACTTCTCCGACAGGGGGTTGCGGGTGCGGCCGGAGCAGAAAGTCGAGGCCTGA